In one window of Micromonospora cathayae DNA:
- a CDS encoding HDIG domain-containing metalloprotein, producing the protein MSGLGIPTDSQIRALHERFAPTAEAFALVHTHCEIVARIAEQLLAGREHSLDVALVRAGGLLHDIGVYRLYSPTGTLDQRNYIRHGLLGHELLRTLGFPEVLRRFCSCHTGMGLTRDDIVRQRLPLPPGDYLAETEEERLVMYADKFHSKTTPPVFVSADTYLSGVRRFGADKVAAFTALLERYGEPDLAPLAEEYTHKII; encoded by the coding sequence ATGAGCGGCCTCGGGATTCCCACCGACAGCCAGATCCGGGCGCTGCACGAACGGTTCGCGCCGACCGCCGAAGCCTTCGCTCTCGTCCACACCCACTGCGAGATCGTGGCCCGGATCGCCGAACAACTCCTGGCCGGCCGGGAACACTCGCTCGACGTCGCGCTCGTCCGGGCCGGCGGCCTGCTGCACGACATCGGCGTCTACCGCCTGTACAGCCCCACCGGCACCCTCGACCAGCGGAACTACATCCGTCACGGGCTGCTGGGGCACGAACTGCTCCGGACCCTCGGGTTCCCGGAGGTGCTCCGCCGGTTCTGCTCGTGTCACACCGGCATGGGTCTGACCCGCGACGACATCGTCCGCCAGCGGCTTCCGTTGCCGCCCGGCGACTACCTGGCCGAGACCGAGGAGGAACGGCTGGTGATGTACGCCGACAAGTTCCACAGCAAGACGACACCGCCGGTGTTCGTGTCGGCCGACACCTATCTGTCCGGCGTACGGCGCTTCGGCGCCGACAAGGTGGCCGCTTTCACCGCCCTACTGGAGCGGTACGGCGAACCTGACCTCGCCCCACTCGCCGAGGAGTACACCCACAAGATCATCTGA
- the nfi gene encoding deoxyribonuclease V (cleaves DNA at apurinic or apyrimidinic sites) — MSAQPTSVAEALRVQDLLRPLADLVGPGPVAPATVAGLDVAYAEGGDRLAAAVTVLDTRTLRVVDQAVATGRPAFDYVPGLFAFRELPALLAALDRLTTRPEVLVCDGHGLAHPRRFGLACHLGVRTDLPAIGVGKTPLVGVWEPPGERRGAWSPLVDGTETVGRVLRTQDGVKPVFVSVGHRMSLANATELVLALASRYRLPETTRTADRLCRATLTGASPAARG; from the coding sequence CTGTCCGCGCAGCCGACGAGCGTCGCGGAGGCGTTGCGCGTACAGGATCTGCTGCGACCGTTGGCGGACCTGGTCGGGCCGGGTCCGGTCGCGCCCGCGACGGTGGCCGGCCTCGACGTCGCGTACGCGGAGGGTGGCGACCGGCTCGCGGCGGCGGTGACCGTACTGGACACCCGGACCCTGCGGGTCGTCGACCAGGCGGTGGCGACGGGCCGCCCGGCGTTCGACTACGTGCCCGGCCTGTTCGCCTTCCGGGAGTTGCCGGCGCTGCTGGCCGCCCTGGACCGGCTGACCACCCGCCCGGAGGTGCTGGTCTGCGACGGGCACGGGCTGGCCCACCCGCGCCGGTTCGGGCTGGCCTGCCACCTGGGCGTACGCACCGACCTGCCGGCGATCGGGGTGGGCAAGACCCCGCTGGTGGGGGTCTGGGAACCGCCGGGCGAGCGGCGCGGCGCGTGGTCACCGCTGGTGGACGGTACGGAGACGGTGGGGCGGGTGCTGCGTACCCAGGACGGGGTGAAGCCGGTGTTCGTCTCGGTGGGACACCGGATGAGCCTGGCGAACGCGACGGAGCTGGTGCTGGCGCTGGCGTCGCGGTACCGCCTGCCGGAGACCACCCGGACCGCCGACCGACTGTGCCGGGCCACCCTGACCGGTGCTTCCCCGGCTGCCCGGGGGTAA
- a CDS encoding phosphomannomutase/phosphoglucomutase, with product MSDLSQIVKAYDVRGTVPDQWDERVAEALGASFTHLLNTTDEPGDQVVVGYDMRASSPGLAAAFAAGVRAEGRSVVEIGLASTDMLYYASGALGLPGAMFTASHNPAQYNGIKMCRAGARPIGQDTGLAEIRERAQALLDKGESAPPDAPAAPVERRDLRPEYAAHLRGLVDLRGIRPLKVVVDAGNGMGGHTVPSVLGDAVLPALPLEIVPLYFELDGSFPNHEANPLDPANLVDLQKAVVAHGADVGLAFDGDADRCFAVDERGEPVSPSAITALVAARELAKQPGATVIHGLITSRAVPEIIREHGGNPVVARVGHSFIKAEMARTNAIFGGEHSAHYYFRDFWFADTGMLAAMHLLAALGGQDRPLSELAGAYERYVASGEINSTVADQAAKVAEVRAAYPDAEVDTMDGLTLRFPDGSWFNLRASNTEPLLRLNVEAPTRERMVSLRDEVLDRVRR from the coding sequence GTGTCTGATCTGTCCCAGATCGTGAAGGCGTACGACGTCCGTGGGACGGTGCCGGACCAGTGGGACGAACGGGTCGCCGAAGCCCTCGGCGCGTCCTTCACGCACCTGCTGAACACCACCGACGAGCCCGGTGACCAGGTGGTCGTCGGGTACGACATGCGGGCCAGTTCGCCCGGCCTGGCCGCCGCGTTCGCCGCCGGGGTGCGCGCCGAGGGGCGTTCCGTGGTGGAGATCGGTCTCGCGTCCACCGACATGCTCTACTACGCCTCCGGCGCGCTCGGCCTGCCCGGCGCGATGTTCACCGCCAGTCACAACCCGGCCCAGTACAACGGCATCAAGATGTGCCGGGCGGGGGCCCGCCCGATCGGGCAGGACACCGGCCTGGCCGAGATCCGGGAACGCGCGCAGGCGCTGCTGGACAAGGGTGAGTCGGCCCCGCCGGACGCGCCGGCCGCCCCGGTCGAGCGGCGTGACCTGCGGCCCGAGTACGCGGCCCACCTGCGTGGCCTGGTCGACCTGCGCGGCATTCGGCCGTTGAAGGTGGTGGTGGACGCCGGCAACGGGATGGGCGGACACACCGTGCCGAGTGTGCTCGGCGACGCCGTCCTGCCGGCCCTGCCGCTGGAGATCGTCCCGCTCTACTTCGAACTGGACGGCAGCTTCCCCAACCACGAGGCGAACCCGCTCGACCCGGCGAACCTGGTGGACCTGCAGAAGGCGGTCGTCGCGCACGGCGCGGACGTGGGGCTGGCCTTCGACGGGGACGCCGACCGCTGCTTCGCCGTGGACGAGCGGGGCGAGCCGGTCTCCCCGTCCGCGATCACCGCCCTGGTGGCCGCCCGCGAGCTGGCCAAGCAGCCGGGCGCGACGGTGATCCACGGCCTGATCACCTCCCGCGCCGTTCCGGAGATCATCCGCGAGCACGGCGGCAACCCGGTGGTGGCCCGGGTCGGGCACTCCTTCATCAAGGCCGAGATGGCCCGGACCAACGCGATCTTCGGCGGGGAGCACTCGGCGCACTACTACTTCCGGGACTTCTGGTTCGCCGACACCGGCATGCTCGCCGCCATGCACCTGCTGGCCGCCCTCGGCGGGCAGGACCGCCCGCTGTCCGAGCTGGCCGGCGCGTACGAGCGCTACGTCGCGTCCGGTGAGATCAACTCCACGGTCGCCGACCAGGCCGCGAAGGTCGCCGAGGTGCGCGCCGCCTACCCGGACGCCGAGGTCGACACGATGGACGGCCTCACCCTGCGCTTTCCCGACGGGTCCTGGTTCAACCTGCGCGCCTCGAACACCGAGCCGTTGCTGCGGCTCAACGTCGAGGCACCCACCCGGGAGCGGATGGTCTCCCTCCGTGACGAGGTGCTCGACCGGGTTCGCCGATAA
- a CDS encoding Trm112 family protein, with amino-acid sequence MALDPQLLEILACPDTHHAPLDYDPQAQTLTCTECHRIFEVRDDVPVLLLDEARPGRPS; translated from the coding sequence GTGGCCCTGGATCCGCAGTTGCTGGAGATCCTCGCCTGTCCGGACACGCACCACGCCCCGCTCGACTACGACCCGCAGGCCCAGACCCTCACCTGCACCGAGTGCCACCGCATCTTCGAGGTGCGCGACGACGTGCCGGTGCTGCTGCTGGACGAGGCCCGCCCGGGGCGGCCGTCGTGA
- a CDS encoding SIS domain-containing protein — MMEGTAGVSGRRDADEALLDNPDALAEQDPGGMLRHTANAGAQVRETAALAAEANLQVLADEGRPRAVVIAGIGTAGRTGDVLATVAGPRCPVPVIPHRSAGVPGWVGAADVVIAVSASGRSPEALGAAEAAHRRGARLVAVGAPDSQLQSVAERARAPFIPVPRRAPARASLWALTVPVLLAARTLGLVKVNEADLAETAARLDADADRCRPTAESFVNPAKSLALGLAGSIPIVWGSSPLATVAARRFGDTLSANARYPVVAGALGEAGRGRVGLLDGVFGGLVESARDIFADPDDESDGTTRLRVVLLRDGGLNADDDSDEPLAVEERRADAVQTLAERRGVRCDVVTAEGGSALERLASLVAVPDFASIYLALAHGLDPMAVPAVSEMKELANQ; from the coding sequence GTGATGGAGGGTACGGCCGGCGTCAGCGGTCGCCGTGACGCCGACGAGGCACTGCTCGACAACCCGGACGCGCTCGCCGAGCAGGACCCGGGCGGCATGCTCCGGCACACCGCCAACGCCGGGGCCCAGGTCCGCGAGACCGCCGCCCTGGCCGCCGAGGCCAACCTCCAGGTGCTCGCCGACGAGGGGCGGCCCCGGGCGGTGGTGATCGCCGGCATCGGTACCGCGGGCCGGACCGGGGACGTGCTCGCCACGGTCGCCGGGCCGCGCTGCCCGGTACCGGTGATCCCGCACCGCAGCGCCGGGGTGCCCGGCTGGGTGGGCGCGGCGGACGTGGTGATCGCGGTCAGCGCCTCCGGTCGCAGCCCGGAGGCGCTCGGCGCGGCCGAGGCGGCCCACCGCCGGGGCGCCCGGCTGGTCGCGGTCGGGGCCCCGGACTCGCAGCTCCAGTCGGTGGCCGAGCGGGCCCGTGCCCCGTTCATCCCGGTGCCCCGTCGGGCCCCGGCGCGGGCCAGCCTCTGGGCGCTCACCGTGCCGGTCCTGCTCGCCGCCCGTACGCTCGGCCTGGTGAAGGTGAACGAGGCCGATCTGGCCGAGACGGCGGCCCGGCTCGACGCCGACGCCGACCGGTGCCGGCCGACCGCCGAGTCCTTCGTCAACCCGGCGAAGTCCCTGGCGCTCGGCCTGGCCGGTTCGATCCCGATCGTCTGGGGTTCGTCCCCGCTGGCGACCGTGGCGGCCCGCCGGTTCGGCGACACCCTCTCGGCGAACGCCCGCTACCCGGTGGTCGCCGGGGCGCTCGGTGAGGCCGGTCGGGGCCGGGTCGGCCTGCTCGACGGGGTCTTCGGCGGGCTGGTCGAGTCGGCGCGGGACATCTTCGCCGACCCGGACGACGAGTCCGACGGCACCACCCGGCTGCGGGTGGTGCTGCTGCGCGACGGTGGGCTCAACGCCGACGACGACTCCGACGAGCCGCTCGCGGTCGAGGAGCGTCGGGCGGACGCGGTGCAGACCCTCGCCGAGCGGCGTGGGGTCCGCTGCGACGTGGTGACCGCCGAGGGCGGTTCCGCGCTGGAGCGGCTCGCCTCGCTGGTCGCCGTCCCGGACTTCGCCTCGATCTACCTCGCCCTGGCACACGGCCTGGACCCGATGGCGGTACCCGCCGTCTCAGAGATGAAGGAGCTGGCGAACCAGTGA
- a CDS encoding cation diffusion facilitator family transporter has translation MSAGGGTKAIVAALLANVGIAVTKFVAFLLTGSSSMLAESIHSVADSGNQGLLLLGGRRAKRRATPQHPFGYGRERYVYAFIVSIVLFSLGGLFALYEAYHKWHDPHGIDSWQWVPVTVLVAAIIMESFSFRTAIVESNHVRGKASWVQFVRRAKAPELPVVLLEDLGALVGLVLALLGVGMTLITGNGEWDAAGTAAIGVLLVVIAVILAIETKSLLLGEGAEAQDVAAIEKAINEGGEVERIIHMKTLYLGPEELLVAAKIAVPPWETADDLAQGINAVESRIRAAVPVARVIYLEPDIYSVAAAQAGSSSAVQAGDSGAGQAGDSGAVSAGSGTAATAAPAAATGDGQAGH, from the coding sequence GTGAGCGCCGGTGGCGGCACCAAGGCGATCGTCGCCGCCCTGTTGGCGAACGTCGGCATCGCGGTGACCAAGTTCGTCGCGTTCCTGCTGACCGGATCGTCGTCGATGCTGGCCGAGTCGATCCACTCGGTCGCCGACTCCGGCAACCAGGGTCTGCTGCTGCTGGGGGGTCGCCGGGCCAAGCGCAGGGCCACCCCGCAGCACCCCTTCGGGTACGGCCGGGAGCGCTACGTCTACGCGTTCATCGTGTCGATCGTGCTGTTCAGCCTCGGTGGGCTCTTCGCGCTCTACGAGGCGTACCACAAGTGGCACGATCCGCACGGGATCGACAGCTGGCAGTGGGTGCCGGTGACCGTGCTGGTGGCGGCGATCATCATGGAGTCGTTCTCCTTCCGGACCGCGATCGTGGAGTCCAACCACGTCCGGGGCAAGGCCAGCTGGGTGCAGTTCGTCCGGCGGGCCAAGGCCCCGGAGTTGCCGGTGGTGCTCCTGGAGGACCTCGGCGCGCTGGTCGGCCTGGTGCTCGCGCTGCTCGGGGTCGGGATGACCCTGATCACCGGCAACGGTGAGTGGGACGCGGCCGGTACGGCGGCGATCGGTGTCCTGCTGGTGGTCATCGCGGTCATCCTGGCCATCGAGACCAAGAGCCTGCTGCTCGGTGAGGGCGCCGAGGCACAGGACGTGGCCGCGATCGAGAAGGCGATCAACGAGGGTGGCGAGGTCGAGCGGATCATCCACATGAAGACCCTCTACCTCGGCCCGGAGGAACTGCTGGTGGCGGCCAAGATCGCGGTACCACCGTGGGAGACGGCCGACGACCTGGCCCAGGGCATCAACGCGGTGGAGTCGCGGATCCGGGCGGCGGTGCCGGTAGCCCGGGTGATCTACCTGGAACCGGACATCTACTCGGTGGCCGCCGCGCAGGCCGGCAGCAGCAGTGCCGTACAGGCGGGTGACAGCGGTGCCGGGCAGGCGGGTGACAGCGGTGCCGTGTCGGCCGGCAGCGGTACCGCGGCGACGGCGGCACCGGCGGCCGCGACCGGCGACGGGCAGGCCGGGCACTGA
- the manA gene encoding mannose-6-phosphate isomerase, class I, giving the protein MELLHGPIRDYAWGSRSALAELQGRPAPSAGPEAELWLGAHPGAPAEVDRDGGRVSLLDLLDADPGHWLGAEVLDRFGPRLPFLLKVLAADAPLSLQAHPDAEQARAGYAAEQASAVTGAEQASAVTGAEQASAGYGGDQARVAGPRNYVDPYHKPELLVALTPFDALCGFRDPAASARALAGFGVPALAPVVAALRTGVSGLREAVRLLLAWPTRERAGLIGAVLAGATAGPDAELVRELAARYPEDPGVLVAVLLHHVRLAPGEAIWMPAGNLHAYLRGTGVELMAASDNVLRCGLTPKRVDAAELLRVLRFEVLDDPLVAPEPVGPAVVTWRVPIDDFVLYRVAVERADPPVRLPLPGPRVILCTAGTLTVRDDAGAVTLGRGQAAIGAAGTGALVVAGTGEAYVAGAGLR; this is encoded by the coding sequence ATGGAGCTGCTGCACGGGCCGATCCGGGACTACGCATGGGGGTCCCGGTCGGCCCTCGCCGAACTCCAGGGCCGACCGGCGCCCAGCGCGGGCCCGGAGGCGGAGCTGTGGCTGGGCGCCCACCCGGGTGCCCCGGCCGAGGTGGACCGGGACGGCGGCCGGGTGAGCCTGCTCGACCTGCTCGACGCCGATCCCGGGCACTGGCTCGGCGCGGAGGTGCTCGACCGGTTCGGCCCCCGGCTGCCGTTCCTGCTCAAGGTGCTGGCCGCGGACGCGCCGCTGAGTCTCCAGGCGCACCCGGACGCGGAGCAGGCCCGCGCCGGGTACGCCGCGGAGCAGGCCAGCGCCGTGACCGGCGCGGAGCAGGCCAGTGCCGTGACCGGCGCGGAGCAGGCCAGCGCCGGGTACGGCGGCGACCAGGCCCGGGTCGCCGGGCCGCGCAACTACGTCGACCCGTACCACAAGCCCGAGCTGCTGGTGGCGTTGACGCCGTTCGACGCGCTGTGCGGTTTCCGGGATCCGGCGGCCTCGGCGCGGGCGTTGGCCGGGTTCGGCGTACCGGCGTTGGCTCCGGTGGTGGCGGCGCTGCGGACCGGTGTGTCCGGGCTGCGGGAGGCGGTCCGTCTTCTGCTGGCCTGGCCTACCCGGGAGCGGGCCGGGCTGATCGGTGCGGTGCTGGCCGGGGCGACCGCCGGTCCGGACGCGGAGCTGGTCCGCGAGCTGGCCGCCCGCTACCCGGAGGACCCCGGGGTGCTGGTGGCGGTGCTGCTGCACCACGTCCGGCTGGCGCCCGGTGAGGCGATCTGGATGCCCGCCGGCAACCTGCACGCCTACCTGCGGGGCACCGGCGTGGAGTTGATGGCGGCGAGCGACAACGTGCTGCGCTGCGGGCTGACGCCGAAGCGCGTGGACGCCGCCGAGCTGTTGCGCGTGCTGCGGTTCGAGGTGCTCGACGATCCGCTGGTCGCCCCCGAGCCGGTCGGGCCCGCCGTGGTGACCTGGCGGGTGCCGATCGACGATTTCGTGCTCTATCGAGTGGCCGTGGAGCGGGCCGATCCGCCGGTGCGGCTGCCGTTGCCGGGCCCTCGGGTGATCCTCTGCACGGCCGGGACGCTCACCGTGCGCGACGATGCCGGTGCGGTGACGCTGGGCCGGGGTCAGGCGGCGATCGGTGCGGCCGGGACGGGCGCGCTGGTGGTCGCCGGCACCGGTGAGGCGTACGTGGCAGGGGCTGGCCTGCGCTGA
- the ahcY gene encoding adenosylhomocysteinase, translating into MTSTLPASASSAPSEARPRTLAEGDFKVADLSLAEFGRKEIRLAEHEMPGLMAIRREFADAQPLRGARITGSLHMTIQTAVLIETLVALGAEVRWASCNIFSTQDHAAAAVVVGPDGTPDAPAGVPVYAWKGETLEEYWWCTEQVLAWPDGHGPNMILDDGGDATLLVHKGVEFEKAGAVPPVESADSEEFAVILGVLHRSLAEDGQRWTRIAAGIKGVTEETTTGVHRLYEMHRDGKLLFPAINVNDSVTKSKFDNKYGCRHSLIDGINRATDVLIGGKMAVVLGYGDVGKGCAESLRGQGARVVVTEVDPICALQAAMDGYQVATLDDVVEQADIFITATGCFDVITNEHMARMKHQAIVGNIGHFDNEIDMAGLAKRSDVTRENIKPQVDVWRFDDGHAIIVLSEGRLLNLGNATGHPSFVMSNSFANQTIAQIELYTKTDEYPVGVYVLPKHLDEKVARLHLDALGAKLSTLTKEQAAYLGVSPEGPFKPEHYRY; encoded by the coding sequence ATGACCAGCACCCTCCCGGCGTCCGCGAGCAGCGCGCCGTCCGAGGCCCGGCCGCGCACCCTCGCGGAGGGCGACTTCAAGGTGGCGGATCTGTCGCTCGCCGAGTTCGGGCGCAAGGAGATCCGGCTCGCCGAGCACGAGATGCCCGGCCTGATGGCGATCCGCCGCGAGTTCGCCGACGCGCAGCCGCTGCGGGGCGCGCGGATCACCGGCTCGCTGCACATGACCATCCAGACGGCGGTCCTGATCGAGACGCTGGTCGCGCTGGGCGCGGAGGTCCGCTGGGCGTCCTGCAACATCTTCTCCACCCAGGACCACGCCGCGGCGGCTGTCGTGGTCGGCCCGGACGGCACCCCCGACGCCCCGGCCGGGGTCCCGGTGTACGCCTGGAAGGGCGAGACCCTCGAGGAGTACTGGTGGTGCACCGAGCAGGTGCTGGCCTGGCCGGACGGCCACGGGCCGAACATGATCCTCGACGACGGCGGTGACGCCACCCTGCTCGTCCACAAGGGTGTCGAGTTCGAGAAGGCCGGCGCGGTGCCGCCGGTCGAGTCCGCCGACTCCGAGGAGTTCGCGGTCATCCTGGGGGTGCTGCACCGCTCGCTCGCCGAGGACGGTCAGCGCTGGACCCGGATCGCGGCCGGCATCAAGGGCGTGACCGAGGAGACCACCACCGGCGTGCACCGGCTGTACGAGATGCACCGCGACGGCAAGCTCCTCTTCCCGGCCATCAACGTCAACGACTCGGTGACCAAGAGCAAGTTCGACAACAAGTACGGCTGCCGGCACTCGCTGATCGACGGCATCAACCGGGCCACCGACGTGCTGATCGGCGGCAAGATGGCCGTGGTGCTCGGCTACGGCGACGTCGGCAAGGGCTGCGCCGAGTCGCTGCGCGGCCAGGGCGCCCGGGTCGTGGTGACCGAGGTCGACCCGATCTGCGCCCTCCAGGCGGCGATGGACGGCTACCAGGTCGCCACCCTCGACGACGTGGTGGAGCAGGCGGACATCTTCATCACCGCCACCGGCTGCTTCGACGTGATCACCAACGAGCACATGGCCCGGATGAAGCACCAGGCCATCGTGGGCAACATCGGTCACTTCGACAACGAGATCGACATGGCCGGCCTGGCCAAGCGGTCGGACGTCACCCGGGAGAACATCAAGCCGCAGGTCGACGTGTGGCGCTTCGACGACGGCCACGCCATCATCGTGCTCTCCGAGGGCCGGCTGCTGAACCTGGGCAACGCCACCGGGCACCCGAGCTTCGTGATGTCGAACTCGTTCGCCAACCAGACCATCGCCCAGATCGAGCTGTACACCAAGACCGACGAGTACCCGGTCGGCGTGTACGTGCTCCCCAAGCACCTGGACGAGAAGGTGGCCCGGCTGCACCTGGACGCGCTCGGCGCGAAGCTGAGCACGCTGACCAAGGAGCAGGCGGCGTACCTCGGCGTCTCGCCGGAGGGCCCGTTCAAGCCGGAGCACTACCGCTACTGA
- the mtrA gene encoding MtrAB system response regulator MtrA produces the protein MRARVLVVDDDPALAEMLGIVLRSEGFQPSFVADGERALAAFRENRPDIVLLDLMLPGMSGIDVARAIRGESGVPIVMLTAKSDTVDVVLGLESGADDYVVKPFKPKELVARMRARLRRGEDSAPEMLTIGPPDNQITIDVPAHTVSRNGEEVKLTPLEFDLLVALARKPRQVFTREVLLEQVWGYRHAADTRLVNVHVQRLRAKIEPDPERPEIILTVRGVGYKAGTG, from the coding sequence ATGAGAGCACGGGTACTGGTGGTCGACGACGATCCTGCGCTGGCGGAGATGCTCGGCATCGTGCTGCGCAGCGAGGGGTTCCAGCCCTCCTTCGTCGCCGACGGGGAGCGCGCCCTGGCCGCCTTCCGGGAGAACCGGCCCGACATCGTCCTGCTCGACCTGATGCTGCCCGGGATGAGCGGCATCGACGTGGCCCGTGCGATCCGGGGCGAGTCGGGTGTGCCGATCGTCATGCTGACCGCCAAGAGCGACACCGTCGACGTGGTGCTCGGGCTGGAGTCCGGCGCGGACGACTACGTCGTCAAGCCGTTCAAGCCGAAGGAACTGGTCGCCCGGATGCGGGCCCGGCTGCGTCGGGGTGAGGACTCCGCGCCGGAGATGCTGACCATCGGCCCGCCGGACAACCAGATCACCATCGACGTGCCGGCGCACACGGTGAGTCGCAACGGCGAGGAGGTCAAGCTCACCCCGCTGGAGTTCGACCTGCTGGTCGCGCTGGCCCGCAAGCCGCGTCAGGTCTTCACCCGCGAGGTGCTGCTGGAGCAGGTCTGGGGGTACCGGCACGCCGCCGACACCCGGCTGGTGAACGTGCACGTGCAGCGGCTGCGTGCCAAGATCGAACCGGATCCGGAGCGGCCGGAAATCATCCTCACCGTGCGGGGCGTGGGCTACAAGGCGGGGACCGGATAG
- the mtrB gene encoding MtrAB system histidine kinase MtrB: MWEFWHALLRRVTQLTAGLRRTWRRSLQVRVVTITLVTSSLLVGGFAYLIADKITGILLENAETDVLLRLTSGREYSEKQLRIFRQPQEAKLQETLDGTVNYLAGGGDPAQTGGVVVAITVDGHQGVLSPRTSPSVPDVNPLISPELRAAVADGQVAHQIRTGRLTGGRTTYLAYGSPVPTQFGQVELYYFVPLNRQAETAGDARATVVATGVALVLLLGLLAALVTRLVVSPVRAAARTAQRLSAGLLDQRMTVNGEDDLALLAASFNQMATNLQRQILRLEEMSRIQRRFTSDVSHELRTPLTTVRMAADLIFAERDEFDPAVARSAELLQAELDRFEELLTDLLEISRFDAGFAMLDAEPTDLVPVVHRVADRLGSLAERVGVPLELDVPGVPVIAEVDPRRVERVLRNLVGNAVEHGEGRPVRITLGVDETAVAVTVRDHGVGLKPGEEKLVFNRFWRADPSRARQTGGTGLGLSISLEDARLHGGWLEAWGAPGQGAQFRLTLPARAGDRLTTSPLRLVPADANLPFTGPRAGELLAIGPGTGGALAVGPAADGPLAIGPAPGDGDRAEVGR, encoded by the coding sequence GTGTGGGAGTTCTGGCACGCCCTGCTCAGGCGGGTGACGCAGCTGACCGCCGGCCTGCGGCGCACCTGGCGGCGGTCGCTCCAGGTGCGCGTGGTCACCATCACCCTGGTCACCTCCAGCCTGCTGGTCGGTGGCTTCGCCTACCTGATCGCCGACAAGATCACCGGCATCCTGCTGGAGAACGCCGAGACCGACGTGCTGCTCCGGCTCACCAGCGGGCGGGAGTACTCCGAGAAGCAGCTGCGGATCTTCCGGCAGCCGCAGGAGGCGAAGCTCCAGGAGACCCTCGACGGCACGGTGAACTACCTCGCCGGTGGCGGTGACCCGGCGCAGACCGGCGGCGTGGTGGTCGCCATCACCGTCGACGGGCACCAGGGTGTGCTCAGCCCGCGTACCTCGCCCAGCGTGCCCGACGTGAACCCGTTGATCAGCCCGGAACTACGCGCCGCCGTCGCCGACGGTCAGGTCGCGCACCAGATCCGTACCGGCCGGCTCACCGGAGGACGCACCACCTACCTGGCGTACGGCTCACCGGTGCCCACCCAGTTCGGCCAGGTCGAGCTGTACTACTTCGTACCGCTGAACCGGCAGGCCGAGACGGCGGGTGACGCGCGGGCCACCGTGGTCGCCACCGGGGTCGCCCTGGTGCTCCTGCTCGGCCTGCTGGCCGCCCTGGTGACCCGGCTGGTGGTCAGCCCGGTCCGGGCGGCGGCCCGGACCGCCCAGCGTCTCTCCGCCGGGCTGCTCGACCAGCGGATGACGGTCAACGGCGAAGACGACCTGGCCCTGCTCGCCGCGTCGTTCAACCAGATGGCGACCAACCTCCAGCGGCAGATCCTCCGGCTGGAGGAGATGTCCCGGATCCAGCGCCGGTTCACCTCCGACGTGTCGCACGAGCTGCGTACCCCGCTCACCACGGTCCGGATGGCGGCCGACCTGATCTTCGCCGAGCGGGACGAGTTCGACCCGGCGGTGGCCCGTAGCGCCGAGCTGCTCCAGGCCGAGCTGGACCGGTTCGAGGAACTCCTCACCGACCTGCTGGAGATCAGCCGCTTCGACGCCGGGTTCGCCATGCTCGACGCCGAGCCGACCGACCTGGTGCCCGTGGTGCACCGGGTGGCCGACCGGCTGGGCAGCCTGGCCGAGCGGGTCGGCGTGCCCCTGGAGCTGGACGTGCCGGGCGTGCCGGTGATCGCCGAGGTGGATCCCCGCCGGGTGGAACGGGTGCTGCGCAACCTGGTCGGCAACGCCGTGGAGCACGGCGAGGGGCGGCCCGTCCGGATCACCCTCGGCGTGGACGAGACGGCGGTGGCGGTCACCGTGCGGGACCACGGCGTCGGGCTGAAACCGGGGGAGGAGAAGCTGGTGTTCAACCGGTTCTGGCGGGCCGACCCGTCCCGGGCCCGGCAGACCGGCGGCACCGGGCTGGGCCTGTCGATCAGCCTGGAGGACGCCCGGCTGCACGGTGGCTGGCTGGAGGCGTGGGGGGCACCCGGCCAGGGCGCCCAGTTCCGGTTGACCCTGCCGGCCCGGGCCGGGGACCGGCTGACCACCTCGCCGCTGCGGCTGGTCCCGGCCGACGCGAACCTGCCCTTCACCGGCCCCCGGGCCGGCGAGCTGCTGGCCATCGGGCCGGGCACCGGCGGTGCGCTGGCGGTCGGCCCGGCGGCCGACGGTCCGCTGGCCATCGGGCCCGCGCCGGGCGACGGTGACCGGGCCGAGGTGGGCAGGTGA